A genomic segment from Peribacillus sp. ACCC06369 encodes:
- a CDS encoding DEAD/DEAH box helicase family protein, with protein sequence MLLTKKQLKDMEFNKFYAIYREPGAGKTYTARNLILPYCKEQGWKVLFLTHRNTLKAQIKYDLEDFIKENPDTITVMNYQAIESLVRKLDVEAVKKYLNYQFIICDEAHYFVSDAWNKQSHLSISFLRYSSAIKLFLTGTPKPLENLNKMLDIGIFDTPNRAIHNLDELLFFKNIETFDKHFDSLLKSKNNKALFFYGNGNHAWNDVENKYKNSAFICSETHELGEHRNKEELNHIVENTKFNSKVLCTTSTLEAGINIEDDNVKLVASIRPYSVHGIVQQFARIRNSKIIGAVVEPHYQAITSWKADAEKELELINHIKNSCGVSEYMKINRLNFNSENCPAWITAKIDFNEAFVTFSFEINELYIMKLKDTIWQCEFIIEHGYLKLLSQYYKGVKVVDVDKQLTNTKLIEYLECLSGVKMFDEEQKHFIVTLMEDYKFRSKDKRKKLGLKRINDILNDKDIRFKIENPRTRINGKQTRYWSVTKNNTVVYIQPCANLSQNETAMENSKKENLLVKEETKNKMPFKELIKAHEFMKVQEVTESNEEEDEEVELQIVKDPFTGRLEVFNEKTQQWEKYVEAEWANGVKVEPKIYIVPNSPLLKRSSKSSALEAMLGSVI encoded by the coding sequence TTAAAGGATATGGAGTTTAACAAGTTCTATGCAATTTATCGTGAGCCAGGTGCAGGTAAAACTTATACAGCAAGGAATTTAATCTTGCCATACTGCAAGGAACAAGGTTGGAAGGTTTTATTCTTAACACATAGAAATACTTTGAAGGCTCAGATAAAGTACGATTTAGAGGATTTTATAAAAGAAAATCCAGATACAATTACAGTAATGAACTATCAAGCGATTGAAAGTCTTGTTAGAAAACTAGATGTAGAAGCAGTAAAAAAATATCTTAACTATCAATTTATTATTTGTGATGAAGCTCATTACTTTGTTTCAGATGCTTGGAATAAACAAAGTCATTTGTCTATTTCATTTTTACGTTATAGCAGCGCTATAAAACTTTTTTTAACAGGTACTCCAAAACCATTAGAAAATCTGAATAAAATGTTAGATATTGGTATTTTTGATACACCAAACAGGGCCATTCATAACTTGGACGAGCTTTTATTCTTCAAGAACATTGAAACTTTTGACAAACATTTTGATTCTTTATTGAAAAGTAAAAATAATAAAGCATTATTTTTTTACGGGAATGGTAACCATGCTTGGAACGATGTTGAAAACAAATATAAAAATAGTGCTTTTATTTGCTCTGAAACTCATGAATTAGGGGAACACAGAAATAAGGAGGAATTAAATCATATAGTAGAAAATACGAAATTTAACTCTAAAGTTCTTTGTACCACTTCCACTCTTGAAGCAGGAATAAATATTGAGGATGATAATGTGAAGTTAGTTGCATCAATAAGACCGTACAGCGTTCATGGAATTGTCCAACAGTTCGCTCGTATTCGTAATAGTAAAATTATTGGAGCAGTTGTGGAGCCGCATTACCAAGCTATTACAAGTTGGAAAGCAGACGCAGAAAAAGAATTAGAGCTCATTAATCATATTAAAAATAGTTGTGGTGTTTCTGAATATATGAAAATAAACAGGTTGAATTTTAACTCAGAAAATTGCCCAGCTTGGATAACTGCGAAGATCGATTTTAATGAAGCTTTCGTAACTTTCTCTTTTGAAATTAATGAGCTTTATATTATGAAGTTAAAAGATACAATTTGGCAGTGTGAATTCATTATAGAACATGGTTATCTAAAACTATTAAGCCAGTATTACAAAGGTGTAAAAGTTGTTGATGTGGACAAGCAATTAACAAACACAAAATTAATAGAATATTTAGAATGTTTATCTGGTGTGAAAATGTTTGATGAGGAGCAAAAACATTTCATTGTTACTTTAATGGAAGACTATAAATTTAGGTCAAAAGATAAAAGAAAAAAGTTAGGTCTTAAACGTATTAATGATATTTTGAATGACAAAGACATCCGATTTAAAATTGAAAATCCACGGACTAGGATTAATGGAAAACAAACACGTTACTGGAGTGTGACAAAAAACAACACCGTTGTATATATACAACCATGTGCTAATTTGTCACAGAATGAAACGGCAATGGAAAATAGCAAAAAAGAAAATTTATTAGTTAAAGAGGAAACAAAAAATAAAATGCCATTTAAAGAATTAATTAAAGCTCATGAATTTATGAAAGTCCAAGAAGTTACAGAAAGTAATGAGGAAGAGGATGAAGAAGTGGAATTACAAATTGTTAAAGATCCATTTACTGGACGATTGGAAGTGTTCAATGAAAAAACACAACAGTGGGAAAAATATGTTGAAGCTGAATGGGCTAATGGTGTAAAGGTTGAACCCAAAATTTATATTGTTCCAAATTCACCACTATTAAAAAGAAGTAGTAAAAGCTCGGCGTTAGAAGCAATGTTGGGTTCAGTTATCTAA
- a CDS encoding recombinase family protein produces MDINIKEVAIYLRKSRDETDGKEDVLAKHESLLLEYISKNNLKYKIYKEIGSSEHIDSRPEMLRLLKDVEQDLYDAVLVVDLDRLIRGDLEDMGRLSRIFRESNTVVITPTNKVYNFNDDDQSLINNFEMVFANHEYKMIKKRMLRGKKQGAKAGKWTNGSPPYPYVYNRITRELDIDSKKAKVYNLMKKMFIEDMKPAHEIAWELNKLGIKTSKNADWHENSIRRVLTSEVHLGLIIYGKTTGNSRKTKPNARGVQVKERTEWIVANGTHQSLKTEEEHQRILTIIESRRILPKGSRKNIQVLSKLLYCGKCKRTRSFISKPNGKTYVQTCLTTDRVGNRCKNRGMTVEIIYAQLMFDLEEYEQQLLNSEFQSKQSDNSTFQLALKSKQEELNQMETGLERVKDLYIEGLLDKNQLKAKTDKLQSRIQDKMDEIRSIERSIALADNERTDEDRLQAIKQFKEAWNTDDISRKELNTLAKEIIDRIELIRDGDSVQINIEFH; encoded by the coding sequence ATGGATATAAACATTAAAGAAGTAGCGATATATTTAAGAAAATCAAGAGACGAAACTGATGGTAAAGAGGATGTTCTTGCAAAACATGAATCATTGTTATTGGAGTACATATCCAAAAACAACCTAAAGTATAAAATATATAAAGAGATAGGAAGCTCTGAACACATTGATTCGAGGCCTGAAATGCTTCGATTATTAAAAGATGTGGAACAAGACCTTTATGATGCTGTTTTGGTTGTTGATTTGGATCGTTTGATACGTGGAGACCTCGAAGATATGGGGCGGTTAAGCAGGATTTTCCGAGAGTCAAATACAGTAGTAATTACACCAACCAACAAAGTATATAATTTCAATGATGATGACCAGTCTTTAATTAATAACTTTGAAATGGTCTTTGCAAACCATGAGTATAAGATGATAAAAAAGAGAATGCTTCGTGGTAAAAAGCAAGGAGCAAAAGCAGGTAAATGGACTAACGGATCTCCACCATATCCATACGTGTATAATCGTATAACAAGAGAACTTGATATTGACTCCAAAAAAGCAAAAGTCTATAACCTTATGAAAAAGATGTTTATTGAAGATATGAAGCCTGCACATGAAATTGCATGGGAATTAAATAAACTAGGTATTAAGACAAGTAAGAATGCTGATTGGCATGAAAATTCTATTCGTAGAGTATTAACCAGCGAAGTTCATTTAGGATTAATTATATATGGAAAAACAACAGGTAATAGTCGCAAGACCAAACCAAACGCTCGAGGGGTTCAAGTTAAAGAACGCACAGAGTGGATTGTTGCAAATGGTACTCATCAATCATTAAAAACCGAAGAAGAACATCAAAGAATCTTGACAATTATTGAATCGAGGAGAATTCTTCCAAAAGGTTCAAGGAAAAATATTCAAGTGTTATCGAAATTGCTTTATTGTGGTAAATGCAAAAGGACAAGGTCATTTATAAGTAAACCAAACGGAAAAACTTATGTTCAGACTTGTTTGACGACCGATCGTGTGGGGAACCGTTGTAAAAATAGAGGTATGACCGTTGAAATTATATATGCCCAATTAATGTTTGACCTTGAAGAGTATGAACAGCAATTACTAAATAGTGAATTCCAAAGTAAACAAAGTGATAATTCTACCTTTCAACTAGCACTAAAGAGTAAACAAGAAGAGTTAAACCAAATGGAAACAGGTTTGGAACGAGTAAAGGATTTATATATTGAGGGTTTACTTGATAAAAATCAATTAAAAGCAAAGACGGATAAACTACAATCTCGAATTCAAGATAAAATGGATGAAATACGTTCTATTGAACGATCAATTGCGTTGGCTGATAATGAACGAACTGACGAAGACCGTCTTCAGGCAATTAAACAATTTAAGGAAGCGTGGAACACAGATGATATTAGTAGGAAAGAATTGAACACGCTTGCTAAGGAAATTATTGACAGAATTGAATTAATTCGTGACGGAGATAGCGTACAAATTAATATTGAATTTCATTGA
- a CDS encoding acyl-CoA thioester hydrolase — MKKSEIEVRNMKSYFGIINEDVKLLSREVLEIGLVRTEFKFGKLTVTGTSNVPTDSAIYRLADGMNAIAEKNISSTLNNEVLQFQ, encoded by the coding sequence ATGAAAAAAAGTGAAATTGAGGTAAGGAATATGAAATCTTATTTTGGAATAATAAATGAAGATGTGAAATTACTTAGTCGTGAAGTTTTAGAAATTGGATTAGTACGAACCGAATTTAAATTTGGAAAGCTTACGGTAACAGGAACTAGTAATGTACCTACAGATAGTGCAATTTATAGATTAGCAGATGGAATGAATGCAATTGCGGAGAAGAATATTTCTTCTACATTAAATAATGAAGTATTACAATTTCAATAA
- a CDS encoding peptidase M23, whose product MVIDELIDVINKRLSNIDELILMNANNTLKLIDLQNQSLNELEEQTEDAQVLKQLEQQIQQLKNNRIMFVLMNKYIVSNKLDDREKNILLNILKRF is encoded by the coding sequence TTGGTTATTGATGAGTTAATAGATGTAATAAATAAACGATTGAGTAACATAGATGAATTAATACTAATGAATGCTAATAACACATTAAAGTTAATTGATTTACAGAACCAATCACTCAATGAGTTGGAAGAACAGACAGAGGATGCACAAGTGTTGAAACAATTAGAGCAACAGATACAACAGTTAAAGAATAATAGAATAATGTTTGTGCTGATGAACAAGTATATAGTGAGCAACAAGTTAGATGATAGAGAAAAAAATATTTTATTAAATATATTGAAGAGATTTTAG
- a CDS encoding peptide ABC transporter substrate-binding protein: MNEKVITEKQKEVALKKQIIFELKSAGYTHEQTWVQLNEKLKVLGIKSVSVSYVYKYWNMMKNQI; this comes from the coding sequence ATGAATGAAAAAGTTATAACTGAAAAACAAAAAGAGGTAGCTTTAAAAAAGCAAATAATTTTTGAACTTAAAAGTGCAGGTTATACTCATGAGCAAACTTGGGTTCAATTAAATGAAAAACTTAAGGTACTTGGTATTAAATCCGTTTCTGTATCTTATGTTTACAAATACTGGAATATGATGAAGAATCAAATTTAA
- a CDS encoding P27 family phage terminase small subunit: MSRKHMPVHLRKGNKTSLTQEEKQKAKDQEIVMAKCKDALDNPSVLYKMDAKTKQYYYFILQWLKDAGLYSILSSIDTISLYQMAKALYMTDECDKEIKKYGMFIDTAVGSAKKPNPALNERRQSLKTFYSIATEFGLTPSSRAALAQNASESVFIEGINLNGLTDGLDKLFESANEEGLN, translated from the coding sequence TTGTCAAGAAAACATATGCCCGTTCATTTAAGAAAAGGAAATAAAACAAGTTTAACACAAGAAGAAAAGCAAAAAGCTAAAGACCAAGAAATTGTGATGGCAAAATGTAAAGACGCTCTTGATAATCCATCAGTATTGTACAAAATGGATGCTAAGACAAAGCAATATTATTACTTCATTTTGCAATGGTTAAAAGATGCAGGTTTATATTCTATTCTATCAAGTATCGACACTATTTCTTTGTACCAAATGGCAAAGGCTCTATATATGACTGATGAATGTGATAAAGAAATTAAGAAATACGGAATGTTTATTGATACTGCTGTAGGTTCTGCAAAAAAACCAAATCCTGCATTAAATGAGCGAAGACAATCACTTAAAACATTTTATTCGATCGCTACTGAATTTGGATTGACTCCATCTAGTAGAGCAGCGCTAGCACAAAATGCTAGTGAATCAGTTTTTATTGAAGGCATTAATCTAAATGGATTAACAGACGGATTAGATAAACTTTTTGAATCGGCAAATGAGGAGGGACTAAATTGA
- a CDS encoding phage portal protein encodes MGLFELFNKKNEVEERSIYRSNGQGLAIISLLGGSNITEEQAMKIPSLVACLNLIEGTISQLPIYLYQENGQDVVKVPDKRTRFLNGEANYFTDSQNFKRQIVKDYLFYGKSIIYVERKGNKILSLNALKTKDIQFKQYTTNGITLSNIEVIYNGFAGDVPINYEDIIIIDSGNEGILKHGVDILELALEQNAYSKNLLKNGALPIGVIQSMNRLSEAAIKRLREGWESLYGGAKNAGKTVILEEGIEYKPIALNPEQLQLANSRKVTNSDICKLFGIDESLINAEFNKYSANSQQNLAYLQYTLSPIITSIESALDKSLLLENEKDNGYYFRFDTSEILRSTEKERVETVGLAVEKGLYSVNEGRAILDKNKIQKDYFMWSLGHVLYDAKKNEIIVPNMLGKVGDMNNENGT; translated from the coding sequence ATGGGACTTTTTGAATTATTCAACAAGAAAAATGAAGTTGAAGAACGATCCATTTATAGAAGTAATGGACAGGGTTTAGCCATTATTTCATTGCTAGGCGGTTCAAATATAACAGAGGAACAAGCCATGAAAATTCCTTCGTTAGTTGCTTGTTTAAATTTGATTGAGGGAACAATTTCTCAACTTCCAATCTATTTGTATCAAGAAAATGGACAAGATGTTGTGAAGGTACCTGATAAAAGGACAAGGTTTTTAAATGGCGAAGCAAACTATTTCACTGATAGTCAAAACTTTAAAAGGCAAATTGTTAAGGACTACTTATTTTATGGTAAGTCCATTATTTATGTGGAGCGGAAAGGTAACAAAATTCTTTCACTCAACGCACTGAAAACTAAAGACATTCAATTCAAACAGTACACAACAAATGGAATTACTCTTTCAAATATCGAAGTAATTTACAACGGTTTTGCAGGAGACGTTCCAATTAACTACGAAGATATCATAATCATTGATTCAGGTAATGAAGGTATCTTGAAACATGGTGTAGATATTTTAGAATTAGCGCTTGAACAAAATGCTTATTCTAAGAATCTATTAAAGAATGGTGCTTTACCAATTGGTGTTATCCAATCTATGAATCGGCTATCAGAAGCTGCTATCAAAAGATTGCGTGAAGGATGGGAAAGTTTATATGGTGGTGCAAAGAATGCTGGAAAAACTGTCATTCTAGAAGAAGGTATAGAGTATAAACCAATTGCATTAAATCCAGAACAATTACAATTAGCAAACTCAAGAAAAGTTACTAATTCCGATATTTGTAAGCTGTTCGGTATTGACGAGTCATTAATTAATGCAGAGTTCAATAAGTACAGTGCAAACTCTCAACAAAATTTAGCTTACTTACAATACACTTTATCACCGATCATTACTTCAATTGAATCGGCCTTGGATAAATCATTGTTATTAGAAAATGAAAAGGATAATGGGTATTACTTCCGCTTCGATACTTCTGAAATCTTACGGTCCACTGAAAAGGAACGAGTTGAAACAGTAGGTCTTGCAGTTGAAAAAGGATTGTATAGCGTTAACGAAGGTCGAGCAATTCTTGATAAAAATAAGATTCAAAAAGATTATTTTATGTGGTCTCTAGGACACGTACTTTATGACGCTAAAAAAAATGAAATTATAGTGCCTAATATGCTAGGTAAGGTAGGTGATATGAATAATGAAAATGGAACTTAG
- a CDS encoding short-chain dehydrogenase has product MNLNGSRLNCAALFVLVKEKEKDKKMEKLNFKYLKGTENRIAEIEDIITDKHFTDKFYSANEMKANKDSRTTKEIYQYLKQSATYILQAENITTKKTEYNILDEKRLKDVELNEQALPSYSYDNEETSAEGELTSALINNERLLKYEDTVYQLLKGDYELINEGAAIEDMWFYQTLPNEGARRPVEDCFNLIKYYLSEMKNTRSVKGIKVTRRKIKELLFGDISSIVRSYTKLEPFQKRSGVKANKNQVLEFSEDIATNKHHQIFKLLVTDKGSITNPTEIIMIVDVEQAIEKGIKNGDLNNGDIQIIELLKNYYHGDLIACLKADNNYKTNRRRFEKMVNKLEKLI; this is encoded by the coding sequence ATGAATTTAAATGGGAGCAGACTAAATTGTGCTGCTCTTTTTGTTTTGGTTAAAGAAAAGGAAAAGGATAAGAAAATGGAGAAATTGAACTTTAAATACTTAAAAGGGACAGAAAATAGAATTGCAGAGATTGAAGATATTATTACTGATAAACATTTTACCGATAAATTTTACAGTGCAAATGAAATGAAGGCTAATAAGGATTCTAGAACCACTAAAGAGATTTATCAGTATTTAAAGCAATCAGCTACTTATATTCTTCAAGCCGAGAATATTACAACAAAGAAAACTGAGTATAATATTTTAGATGAAAAAAGATTAAAAGATGTTGAATTAAATGAACAAGCATTACCAAGCTATTCATATGATAATGAAGAAACAAGTGCAGAAGGCGAACTTACAAGTGCGCTGATAAATAATGAACGTCTTCTTAAATATGAAGATACAGTTTATCAGTTGCTAAAAGGCGATTATGAGTTAATAAATGAAGGAGCAGCAATAGAAGATATGTGGTTCTATCAAACGTTACCAAATGAGGGTGCTAGAAGGCCCGTAGAGGACTGTTTTAATTTAATTAAATATTATTTATCGGAAATGAAAAATACACGTTCTGTAAAAGGAATCAAGGTGACTAGACGCAAAATTAAGGAATTGTTGTTTGGTGATATTTCCTCAATTGTTCGTTCATATACAAAACTTGAGCCATTTCAAAAAAGAAGTGGTGTAAAGGCAAATAAAAACCAAGTATTAGAATTTTCGGAGGATATTGCAACAAATAAACACCATCAAATTTTTAAATTACTTGTTACTGATAAAGGCTCAATAACTAATCCAACTGAAATAATTATGATCGTTGACGTTGAACAAGCTATTGAAAAAGGTATAAAGAATGGAGATTTAAATAATGGTGATATCCAAATAATTGAGTTATTGAAGAACTATTATCATGGGGATCTGATTGCTTGTTTAAAGGCTGACAACAACTATAAAACCAATCGCAGACGCTTTGAAAAAATGGTAAATAAACTAGAAAAATTAATTTAA
- a CDS encoding phage major capsid protein, with protein sequence MKMELRFNKTDIQTNEDGSMTVRGYVNKTETKSKMLGRNQKFKEVIKRGAWQKAIENAKEIHFLAEHDNSKILASTRNDSLKLSEDDQGLHMTATISPTSYGKDYYQLIKDGILQNMSFGFRSVKDSWRNMGTHFERTVNELDLFEVSVVRDPAYSSSTISARGIDLVEDIEIPNIQEVKEVKDMNKKALIEKKNDLLSELEGIAETIEVEARGLTNDEETRTSKLKFDIEILNKKIDGKEEINMIEVLGASDTTVEKRGFEAFLKSHFNSEEVRAITTSAVPGQLVVPTSIADEIVKKLEEVAPLFSLSKKFPSVSGRLDVLKETDIGGAQWLDEMENATVQDFAMEKVTLEQKRLTAAVELSQNMINDAGFDIVAYVVDLVARRIANALNRAIINGNGVKQPQGFLTATLPSDSYVTTAAVGAIGTDDILGLFNSMNPQLIEGAAFIMNRSTFSTVSKLKDGNNNYYLVDMKNGNGYKYYTVLGLPVQISDAMPDIAGGNKAIALVNLGRAYGTLVKKGIEVKHISGDTQQALRGSQLIVADMYLDGNVINEQAIRLLKIK encoded by the coding sequence ATGAAAATGGAACTTAGGTTCAACAAAACTGATATTCAAACGAATGAAGATGGTTCAATGACTGTCAGAGGATATGTAAATAAAACTGAAACTAAGAGCAAAATGCTTGGTCGAAACCAAAAGTTTAAAGAAGTAATTAAACGTGGTGCATGGCAAAAAGCTATAGAAAATGCAAAAGAGATTCATTTTTTAGCAGAGCATGATAATTCAAAAATTCTTGCTTCTACAAGGAATGATTCACTGAAACTTTCTGAAGATGACCAAGGTTTACACATGACTGCAACAATCTCTCCAACATCTTATGGTAAAGACTATTATCAACTAATTAAAGATGGCATTCTACAAAACATGTCATTTGGATTTCGTTCAGTCAAGGATTCTTGGCGTAATATGGGAACGCACTTTGAACGTACTGTTAATGAACTTGATTTATTCGAGGTTTCAGTTGTTCGAGATCCAGCTTATTCAAGCTCTACAATATCTGCTCGAGGAATTGATTTAGTTGAAGATATTGAAATACCAAATATTCAAGAAGTAAAAGAGGTAAAAGATATGAATAAAAAGGCACTCATTGAAAAGAAAAATGATTTGCTTAGCGAGTTAGAAGGAATTGCTGAAACCATTGAAGTTGAAGCACGAGGTCTAACAAATGATGAAGAAACTCGGACTTCAAAATTAAAGTTTGATATTGAAATTCTAAATAAAAAAATTGATGGAAAAGAGGAAATAAATATGATTGAAGTATTAGGTGCAAGTGACACAACTGTAGAAAAACGTGGTTTTGAAGCATTTTTAAAATCACATTTTAATTCTGAAGAAGTTCGTGCAATTACAACAAGTGCAGTTCCAGGACAACTAGTAGTTCCAACAAGTATTGCTGATGAAATTGTAAAGAAGTTAGAAGAAGTTGCTCCATTGTTTAGCCTATCTAAAAAATTCCCATCAGTAAGCGGACGACTTGATGTGTTAAAAGAGACAGATATTGGTGGAGCTCAATGGCTAGATGAAATGGAGAACGCTACAGTTCAAGATTTCGCAATGGAAAAAGTAACATTAGAACAAAAGCGTCTAACTGCTGCTGTTGAACTATCACAGAATATGATTAACGATGCCGGATTTGATATTGTTGCTTATGTTGTAGATTTAGTTGCTCGACGTATTGCTAATGCACTTAACCGTGCAATTATAAATGGTAATGGTGTAAAACAACCACAAGGTTTCTTAACAGCAACATTACCATCTGACTCATATGTTACAACTGCTGCTGTTGGTGCGATTGGCACTGATGATATTTTAGGATTGTTTAACTCTATGAATCCACAGCTAATAGAAGGTGCAGCATTTATTATGAATCGTAGCACTTTTAGTACTGTATCTAAATTGAAAGATGGTAATAACAACTATTACTTGGTAGATATGAAGAATGGTAATGGATACAAGTACTACACTGTTCTTGGATTACCAGTACAAATTTCCGATGCTATGCCTGATATCGCAGGTGGAAATAAAGCAATTGCTCTAGTTAACTTGGGTCGAGCATATGGAACTCTTGTTAAGAAAGGCATTGAAGTAAAACATATTAGTGGAGATACTCAACAAGCACTTCGTGGTTCTCAATTGATCGTTGCTGATATGTATCTTGATGGTAATGTCATCAATGAACAAGCTATTCGACTATTAAAAATTAAATAA